One genomic region from Capra hircus breed San Clemente chromosome 18, ASM170441v1, whole genome shotgun sequence encodes:
- the ZNF114 gene encoding zinc finger protein 114, whose product MDSLTLEDVAVNFTQEEWALLDTAQRQLYRDVTLETCGHLAYVDWVTRHQTKESTPQQNSLAKRTFQGVNRAHLASSGSQLSDLREDWMRTLKHVAATHKKDASPAGFWEYPETRDISNPGQKIVPSQGDSTGKHNPRRNSDILKQILLLPSNQKIYTNNEDDRVKWQEMPWIPRARTQTELKSKAQMDHQNDLLHLQAEMYMGVSIHEYSPRGKALEGDISLRTRGMPVKEKPHHSHQCENTFLNNSLPAGQAQPYEAETNNENNQSGKTFVPVPSSDSHRRTSMGGKSYKCRDCGKGFMYQSSLKKHMKIHMGEKPYACENCGETFRYILHLNKHLRNHHLKTFECPECGKRFNRSSKLKEHIRIHTGEKLYKCQECGKTFTRSSNFKGHIRIHTGEKPYKCQQCGKTFHRSSNFKGHIRIHTGEKPYKCQKCGKSYTNYSSLKAHLKKVCG is encoded by the exons ATG GACTCGCTGACATTGGAAGACGTGGCTGTGAACTTCACCCAGGAGGAGTGGGCCCTGCTGGACACTGCACAGAGGCAGCTCTACAGAGATGTGACCCTGGAGACCTGCGGTCACCTGGCCTATGTGG ATTGGGTGACTCGACATCAAACCAAAGAGTCGACCCCTCAGCAGAACAGCCTTGCTAAAAGGACATTTCAGGGAGTCAACAGAGCACATCTGGCGAGCAGCGGTTCCCAACTCTCCGATCTCAGAGAAGACTGGATGCGAACACTGAAGCACGTTGCAGCCACCCACAAGAAAGATGCCTCTCCCGCTGGATTCTGGGAATATCCCGAGACGAGGGACATCTCTAACCCTGGCCAGAAGATTGTGCCATCACAGGGAGATTCCACCGGGAAACATAACCCAAGACGTAACTCAGACATTTTGAAACAAATTCTCCTCTTACCCAGTAATCAAAAAATCTATACAAACAATGAAGATGACCGAGTCAAGTGGCAGGAAATGCCGTGGATTCCACGTGCAAGAACTCAGACAGAGCTGAAATCAAAGGCACAGATGGATCATCAGAATGACCTGCTTCATTTGCAGGCTGAAATGTACATGGGCGTGAGCATCCATGAATACagtccacgtgggaaagccttagaGGGAGACATCTCCCTTAGGACACGAGGGATGCCCGTGAAAGAGAAACCTCATCATTCTCATCAGTGTGAAAACACCTTCCTAAATAACTCTCTCCCTGCCGGGCAGGCACAACCCTATGAGGCAGAGACAAATAATGAGAATAATCAAAGTGGGAAGACATTTGTCCCTGTTCCGAGTTCCGATTCGCACAGGAGAACCTCGATGGGAGGGAAAAGCTATAAGTGCAGGGACTGTGGGAAGGGCTTCATGTATCAGTCGTCccttaagaaacacatgaaaattcACATGGGAGAGAAGCCCTACGCATGTGAGAATTGTGGGGAAACCTTCAGATATATCTTACACCTTAATAAACATTTGAGAAATCACCACCTGAAGACCTTTGAATGTCCGGAATGTGGGAAACGTTTCAACAGGTCCTCAAAGCTTAAGGAACATATTAggattcacactggagagaaactctATAAATGTCAGGAATGTGGGAAAACCTTCACGAGGTCCTCAAATTTTAAGGGACATATTAggattcacactggagagaaaccctataaaTGTCAGCAATGTGGGAAAACCTTCCATAGGTCCTCAAATTTTAAGGGACATATTAggattcacactggagagaaaccctataaGTGTCAGAAATGTGGGAAAAGCTACACTAATTATTCAAGTCTTAAAGCCCATCTGAAGAAGGTCTGCGGATGA